The following are from one region of the Paenibacillus protaetiae genome:
- the rnc gene encoding ribonuclease III, translating to MKRDDFVQLQKKLDIRFNKPKLLKQAFTHTSYVNEHKRGGIEHNERLEFLGDAVLQLLVSEFLFSTYPGRPEGELTRMRASIVCEPSLAKFAERLDLGSYVFLGRGEEQLGGRQRPSLLADLFESFVGSLYLDAGIERTRLFLQEHMFPHIDANDSGLLLKDFKSKLQEKAQHGNLGVVEYRIAEERGPAHDREFVVDVYVGDNHGGTGAGRTKKEAEQRAAAEAWRSLTQE from the coding sequence ATGAAGCGTGACGATTTTGTTCAACTGCAGAAAAAGCTGGATATCCGGTTTAATAAGCCCAAGCTTTTAAAGCAGGCTTTTACCCATACTTCATATGTCAATGAGCATAAGCGCGGCGGCATCGAGCATAACGAGCGCCTGGAATTTCTGGGCGATGCCGTTCTGCAGCTGCTCGTTTCCGAATTTTTGTTCTCGACCTATCCCGGGCGTCCGGAAGGCGAATTGACCCGAATGCGGGCGTCTATCGTCTGTGAGCCGTCGCTGGCGAAATTCGCCGAGCGGCTGGACCTGGGCTCGTACGTTTTTCTGGGACGCGGCGAGGAGCAGCTTGGAGGGCGGCAGCGCCCTTCGCTTCTTGCGGATTTGTTCGAATCGTTTGTTGGTTCGCTTTATTTGGATGCCGGTATCGAACGGACGAGACTGTTTCTGCAGGAGCATATGTTTCCTCATATTGATGCGAATGACAGCGGTTTGCTGCTGAAGGATTTTAAATCGAAACTTCAGGAAAAAGCCCAGCACGGCAACCTTGGCGTTGTCGAATACCGCATTGCAGAGGAAAGAGGCCCTGCACATGACCGTGAATTTGTGGTGGACGTTTACGTTGGCGACAATCACGGCGGCACCGGTGCCGGACGAACGAAAAAGGAAGCGGAGCAGCGCGCGGCTGCGGAAGCTTGGCGCTCGTTGACGCAGGAGTAA
- the smc gene encoding chromosome segregation protein SMC, translated as MFLKRIELSGFKSFADRTEMEFVNGITAVVGPNGSGKSNISDGIRWVLGEQSAKSLRGGKMEDIIFAGSDARKAVNYGEVSLTLDNSDEALPLEFNEITVTRRVHRSGDSEYMINKQPCRLKDITELFMDTGIGKEAYSIIGQGRIEEILSTRSEDRRGIFEEASGIVKYKSRKREAQKKLDDTEQNLLRIHDLVTELEDQVGPLKEQSEKALHYKALRESLKSQEISMYVHNIETVHTSWSEANQRLKRLGEEQLALSAVVSKHDALLEKDRLLLRELENELDRLHAEMLQLSEDYEKCEGHGEVLKERGRNLEQNKLQLEESIASHDARIGELTKEEAAIRSNAAMMELRLAELKAKLAEEEARLLGVAGGAGADAVETLKNELLDTMSEMSRLRNELRYAEQQREATERRMERLSDEEARWKAQQEALNARKAELDERLEVTLQQLASARDAYVKESEKAKQLGGYVDETAVSIRKWEQKLDSDSSRRDTMKEMQDALDGFMQGVREVLKASRRGQLSGVHGAVAELIRVPQRIETAVETALGGALQHIVMENEQTARTAISFLKQRQLGRATFLPLDVIKGRQLSEQDKRLAASVEGFVGVAAELVDCEPQYASIVGNLLGNVLLSETLEQANRIASKCQYRYRVVTLEGDVVNAGGSMTGGSLMKKGASLLGRQRQIEALDKEIKDAEMTLGQLKDKLSDLRKEQSIASQNIEELRAQGERFRIEEQQVRSELQQVTAEAKLLQEQHQLHSADRSTHLAEQASLQTTAAAAAERLEQLQIDEARLQQAIQLAEEQRKANESAKEELQGQLTDLKIAVAKTDQEKQSFEDQASRVRSDVQRTKQELAGYRSMLAQLEQDVERHGAESTRQIEQLNELKLLKQTCAEQTDLKRSERAQRLRGIEEGEGETKEQRISLRHVEEQMRQTEIAVNRLDVELDNLLRKLSEEYGLSFELAKEQYPVPEDVAAVQGAVRDLKRQISALGDVNLGAIDEYERVKERFEYLSTQKDDLVEAKTTLYQVIREMDDEMSKRFKQTFEAIRTHFVVVFAKLFGGGRADLIMVEPDRVLDTGIDIVAQPPGKKLQNLQLLSGGERALTAIALLFAILQVKPVPFCVLDEVEAALDEANVSRFAQYLREFSELTQFIVVTHRKGTMEEADVLYGVTMEEGGVSKLVSVRLEEDAEEQESALA; from the coding sequence ATGTTCCTGAAACGGATCGAATTATCAGGCTTCAAATCGTTTGCCGACCGTACGGAAATGGAATTCGTCAACGGCATCACAGCGGTTGTTGGGCCAAACGGCAGCGGCAAAAGCAATATTTCGGACGGCATCCGCTGGGTGCTTGGCGAACAAAGCGCCAAAAGTCTGCGCGGCGGCAAAATGGAAGACATTATTTTTGCCGGAAGCGATGCGCGCAAAGCGGTCAATTACGGAGAAGTGTCTCTGACGCTGGATAACTCCGACGAAGCGCTGCCGCTCGAATTTAATGAAATAACAGTTACGCGCCGCGTTCATCGGAGCGGGGACAGCGAATATATGATTAACAAGCAGCCTTGCCGGCTGAAGGATATTACGGAATTGTTTATGGATACCGGCATCGGCAAGGAAGCGTATTCGATTATCGGGCAAGGCCGGATCGAAGAAATTTTGAGTACGCGTTCGGAAGACCGGCGCGGGATTTTTGAAGAAGCGTCCGGCATTGTGAAATACAAGAGCCGCAAACGCGAAGCGCAAAAAAAGCTGGATGACACGGAGCAAAATCTGCTGCGTATTCATGACCTCGTAACGGAGCTGGAGGATCAGGTCGGGCCGCTGAAAGAGCAGTCGGAGAAAGCTCTGCATTATAAAGCGCTGCGTGAGTCGCTGAAATCGCAGGAAATTTCGATGTACGTACATAATATCGAAACGGTCCATACCTCTTGGTCGGAAGCGAATCAGCGGCTGAAACGGCTGGGCGAAGAACAGCTTGCGTTATCGGCTGTTGTAAGCAAGCACGACGCTTTGCTGGAGAAGGACCGGCTCCTATTGCGCGAGCTGGAAAATGAGCTGGACCGCTTGCATGCGGAAATGCTGCAGCTAAGCGAAGATTACGAAAAATGCGAAGGGCACGGCGAAGTGCTGAAGGAGCGCGGCCGCAACCTGGAGCAGAACAAGCTCCAGCTGGAGGAGTCGATCGCTTCGCATGATGCCCGGATCGGCGAGCTGACGAAGGAAGAAGCCGCTATCCGCAGCAATGCGGCGATGATGGAGCTGCGCCTGGCGGAGCTGAAAGCAAAGCTGGCGGAGGAAGAAGCAAGGCTGCTAGGCGTTGCCGGCGGAGCCGGAGCCGATGCGGTAGAGACGCTCAAAAACGAGCTGCTTGATACGATGAGCGAAATGTCGCGTCTGCGCAACGAGCTCCGTTATGCCGAGCAGCAGCGGGAGGCAACCGAGCGCCGGATGGAGCGGCTTTCGGACGAAGAAGCAAGATGGAAGGCGCAGCAGGAAGCGTTAAATGCCCGCAAAGCGGAGCTCGATGAGAGACTTGAGGTTACGCTGCAGCAGCTGGCGAGTGCCCGTGACGCTTATGTGAAAGAGTCGGAGAAAGCGAAGCAGCTGGGCGGCTATGTCGACGAGACAGCTGTATCCATCCGCAAATGGGAGCAAAAGCTGGACTCTGACAGCTCACGCCGGGATACGATGAAGGAAATGCAGGATGCGCTTGACGGTTTTATGCAAGGGGTGCGGGAAGTGCTGAAAGCGTCCCGCCGCGGCCAGTTAAGCGGCGTGCACGGCGCCGTAGCAGAGCTGATCCGCGTTCCGCAGCGCATTGAGACGGCTGTCGAGACCGCGCTTGGCGGCGCGCTTCAGCATATTGTCATGGAGAACGAGCAGACGGCTCGTACAGCCATCAGCTTCTTGAAGCAGCGCCAGCTTGGCCGCGCCACGTTCCTGCCGCTTGACGTTATTAAAGGGCGCCAGCTGTCGGAGCAGGACAAGCGCCTCGCCGCTTCTGTCGAAGGTTTCGTAGGGGTAGCGGCGGAGCTTGTGGACTGCGAGCCGCAGTATGCCTCCATCGTCGGCAATTTGCTTGGCAATGTGCTGCTGTCCGAGACGCTGGAGCAAGCGAACCGGATTGCGTCCAAATGCCAATACCGGTACCGCGTCGTCACGCTCGAAGGCGACGTTGTTAACGCGGGCGGCTCTATGACAGGCGGCAGCCTCATGAAAAAAGGCGCAAGCCTGCTTGGCCGCCAGCGGCAAATCGAAGCGCTGGACAAAGAGATTAAAGATGCCGAGATGACGCTCGGCCAGCTGAAAGACAAATTAAGCGACTTGCGCAAGGAACAATCGATTGCTTCGCAAAATATCGAAGAGCTTCGCGCGCAAGGCGAGCGGTTCCGCATCGAGGAGCAGCAGGTCCGTTCTGAGCTGCAGCAGGTAACAGCAGAAGCCAAGCTGCTTCAGGAGCAGCATCAGCTGCATTCGGCTGACCGGTCTACGCACTTGGCGGAGCAGGCCAGCCTGCAGACGACGGCGGCAGCGGCGGCGGAACGTCTGGAGCAGCTGCAGATTGATGAAGCGCGGCTTCAGCAAGCTATCCAGCTGGCCGAAGAGCAGCGCAAAGCGAATGAGTCGGCTAAAGAAGAACTGCAAGGCCAGCTGACCGATCTCAAAATCGCCGTCGCCAAAACCGATCAAGAGAAGCAATCGTTTGAGGACCAGGCTTCGCGGGTCCGTTCCGATGTGCAGCGCACCAAGCAGGAGCTGGCGGGTTACCGTTCGATGCTGGCTCAGCTGGAGCAAGACGTGGAGCGGCATGGTGCGGAAAGCACCCGCCAAATCGAGCAGCTGAACGAGCTGAAACTGCTGAAGCAAACCTGCGCGGAGCAAACCGATCTGAAACGTTCGGAACGCGCGCAGCGTCTTCGCGGCATCGAAGAAGGCGAAGGCGAGACGAAAGAGCAGCGCATCAGCCTGCGCCATGTCGAAGAGCAGATGCGGCAGACGGAAATTGCCGTCAATCGGCTGGATGTCGAGCTGGACAACCTGCTCCGCAAGTTAAGCGAGGAATACGGGCTTAGCTTCGAGCTGGCCAAAGAGCAATATCCGGTTCCCGAAGATGTGGCCGCTGTCCAAGGCGCGGTCAGAGATTTGAAACGGCAAATTTCGGCGCTTGGCGATGTGAACCTTGGCGCGATTGACGAATACGAACGCGTCAAAGAGCGTTTTGAATATTTGAGCACGCAAAAGGACGATCTGGTCGAAGCGAAAACGACGCTGTACCAGGTTATCCGCGAGATGGACGATGAAATGTCGAAGCGGTTTAAGCAGACTTTCGAAGCGATCCGCACCCATTTTGTCGTCGTGTTCGCCAAGCTGTTTGGCGGCGGGCGCGCCGACCTTATTATGGTCGAGCCGGATCGCGTGCTCGACACCGGGATCGATATTGTTGCGCAGCCTCCGGGCAAAAAGCTGCAAAACTTGCAGCTGCTGTCCGGCGGGGAACGGGCACTTACGGCAATTGCGCTGTTGTTTGCGATTTTGCAGGTGAAGCCGGTGCCGTTCTGCGTGCTTGACGAGGTGGAAGCGGCACTGGATGAAGCAAACGTATCGCGTTTTGCCCAGTATTTGCGCGAGTTTTCGGAGCTGACCCAATTTATTGTCGTAACCCACCGGAAAGGCACGATGGAAGAAGCGGATGTGTTATACGGGGTTACGATGGAAGAAGGCGGCGTCTCGAAGCTCG